A single window of Nocardioides kongjuensis DNA harbors:
- a CDS encoding SDR family oxidoreductase, with translation MDLQLKDRVYLVTGGTRGLGRATAEALVADGARVVVSGRHADSVDATVTALGGPDHARGVVADNADPATPTRLIATAHDAWGRVDGVLISVGGPPAGLITEMTDEQWTTAFGSVFLGAVRLAREVGAVLGDGGSIAFVLSSSVRQPILDLAISNGLRPGLAMAAKTLADELGPRGIRVNGLLPGRLATERVAELDAGSGDADAARERASQQIPLRRYGRPEEFGRVAAFVLSPGASYLSGVMLPVDGGMLRSL, from the coding sequence ATGGACCTGCAGCTGAAGGACCGTGTCTACCTCGTCACGGGAGGCACCCGCGGCCTGGGCCGGGCGACGGCCGAGGCGCTCGTCGCCGACGGCGCCCGGGTCGTGGTGTCGGGCCGGCACGCCGACTCGGTGGACGCCACCGTCACGGCGCTGGGTGGGCCCGACCACGCCCGCGGGGTGGTCGCCGACAACGCCGACCCGGCAACGCCCACCCGGCTGATCGCGACCGCGCACGACGCATGGGGCCGCGTCGACGGCGTGCTGATCAGCGTCGGCGGACCGCCCGCCGGCCTGATCACCGAGATGACCGACGAGCAGTGGACGACCGCCTTCGGGTCGGTGTTCCTCGGTGCGGTCCGGCTGGCCCGCGAGGTCGGCGCGGTGCTCGGCGACGGCGGCTCGATCGCGTTCGTGCTGTCCAGCAGCGTGCGCCAGCCGATCCTCGACCTGGCCATCTCCAACGGCCTGCGTCCCGGGCTGGCCATGGCCGCGAAGACCCTCGCCGACGAGCTCGGCCCGCGCGGCATCCGGGTCAACGGACTGCTGCCGGGGCGGCTCGCGACCGAGCGGGTCGCCGAGCTCGACGCCGGCAGCGGGGACGCCGACGCGGCCCGGGAGCGGGCCTCGCAGCAGATCCCGCTGCGGCGCTACGGCCGGCCGGAGGAGTTCGGGCGGGTGGCGGCGTTCGTGCTGTCGCCGGGGGCGTCGTACCTGTCCGGGGTGATGCTGCCGGTCGACGGCGGGATGCTCCGCTCGCTGTGA
- a CDS encoding glycerol-3-phosphate dehydrogenase/oxidase — protein sequence MKPAALSPRARSTALKRLASQQLDVLVIGGGVVGSGAALDAATRGLSVGLVEARDFASGTSSRSSKLVHGGLRYLEMLDFRLVAEALKERGLLMQRLAPHLVRPVPFLYPLTGLGWERWYAGTGVAMYDAMSKASGYGEGMPVHKHLTRRGARKAFPSLRKDALVGAIRYYDAQVDDARHTMFLARTAATYGAAVASRTRVIGLVKESERVVGAEVVDLETGRRFEIRASQVINATGVWTDETQSMARERGQFKVRASKGIHLVVPRDRIRGETGLILRTEKSVLFVIPWKRHWIIGTTDTDWELSKDHPAASSSDIDYLLEHVNGVLEVPLTRDDVEGVYAGLRPLLAGESEATSKLSREHAVAHSVPGLVVVAGGKYTTYRVMAADAVDEAVHGLETVLGRKAGECVTETVPLVGADGYQALWNQRRALATQSGLAINRIEHLLERYGSLVLEVLDLIAAEPDLGEPLPGAEDYLMAEAVYAVTHEGARHLDDILTRRLRVSFETFDRGAAAAPYVADLVRGHLHWDSDQHTRELQHYLKRVEAERESQRQPDDHTADAARKGAPDVVPVSRVAETIETLEGS from the coding sequence ATGAAGCCGGCAGCCCTCTCGCCCCGCGCCCGCTCGACGGCGCTGAAGCGGCTGGCGAGCCAGCAGCTCGACGTCCTCGTCATCGGCGGCGGCGTCGTCGGCAGCGGCGCGGCCCTCGACGCCGCCACCCGCGGCCTGTCCGTCGGCCTGGTCGAGGCCCGTGACTTCGCCTCCGGCACGTCGAGCCGCAGCTCCAAGCTCGTCCACGGCGGCCTGCGCTACCTCGAGATGCTCGACTTCCGCCTCGTGGCAGAGGCGCTCAAGGAGCGCGGCCTGCTGATGCAGCGCCTGGCCCCGCACCTGGTCCGCCCGGTGCCCTTCCTCTACCCGCTCACCGGGCTCGGCTGGGAGCGCTGGTACGCCGGCACCGGCGTGGCGATGTACGACGCCATGTCCAAGGCCAGCGGCTACGGCGAGGGGATGCCGGTCCACAAGCACCTCACCCGCCGCGGTGCCCGCAAGGCCTTCCCGTCGCTGCGCAAGGACGCACTGGTCGGCGCGATCCGCTACTACGACGCCCAGGTCGACGACGCCCGGCACACGATGTTCCTGGCCCGCACCGCTGCGACGTACGGCGCCGCGGTCGCCTCCCGCACCCGCGTGATCGGGCTGGTCAAGGAGAGCGAGCGGGTGGTCGGGGCGGAGGTCGTCGACCTGGAGACCGGCCGCCGCTTCGAGATCCGGGCCTCCCAGGTCATCAACGCGACCGGCGTGTGGACCGACGAGACGCAGTCGATGGCGCGCGAGCGTGGCCAGTTCAAGGTCCGCGCCAGCAAGGGCATCCACCTCGTGGTGCCACGCGACCGGATCCGCGGCGAGACCGGCCTGATCCTGCGCACGGAGAAGTCGGTGCTCTTCGTGATCCCGTGGAAGCGGCACTGGATCATCGGCACCACCGACACCGACTGGGAGCTCTCCAAGGACCACCCGGCGGCGAGCAGCAGCGACATCGACTACCTGCTCGAGCACGTCAACGGGGTCCTGGAGGTCCCGCTGACCCGCGACGACGTCGAGGGCGTGTACGCCGGCCTGCGCCCGTTGCTCGCCGGCGAGTCCGAGGCGACGTCCAAGCTCTCGCGCGAGCACGCGGTCGCGCACAGCGTGCCGGGGCTCGTGGTGGTCGCCGGCGGCAAGTACACGACGTACCGGGTGATGGCCGCCGACGCCGTCGACGAGGCGGTGCACGGGCTGGAGACGGTGCTCGGCCGCAAGGCGGGGGAGTGCGTGACCGAGACGGTGCCGCTCGTCGGCGCCGACGGCTACCAGGCGCTGTGGAACCAGCGCCGGGCGCTGGCCACCCAGTCGGGGCTGGCGATCAACCGGATCGAGCACCTGCTGGAGCGCTACGGCTCGCTGGTGCTGGAGGTGCTCGACCTGATCGCCGCCGAGCCCGACCTCGGCGAGCCGCTGCCCGGCGCCGAGGACTACCTGATGGCCGAGGCGGTGTACGCCGTCACCCACGAGGGCGCCCGGCACCTCGACGACATCCTGACCCGGCGGCTGCGCGTGTCCTTCGAGACCTTCGACCGCGGGGCCGCCGCGGCGCCGTACGTCGCCGACCTCGTGCGCGGGCACCTGCACTGGGACTCCGACCAGCACACCCGCGAGCTCCAGCACTACCTCAAGCGGGTGGAGGCCGAGCGCGAGAGCCAGCGGCAGCCCGACGACCACACGGCCGACGCCGCGCGCAAGGGTGCGCCGGACGTCGTACCGGTGTCGCGGGTGGCCGAGACGATCGAGACCCTGGAGGGCTCCTGA
- the glpK gene encoding glycerol kinase GlpK: MASFVGAIDQGTTSTRFMVFDHSGTEVARHQLEHSQILPRAGWVEHNPIEIWERTSAVVQTALAKARLGAEDLAAVGITNQRETTIVWDRRTGRPLSSAIVWQDTRTDAIAAALDRDGRGDVIRHRAGLPPATYFSGGKLQWILENVPGAREAAERGDALFGTPDTWVLWNLTGGPDGGVHVTDVTNASRTMLMDLETLDWDDELLGFFGVPRAMLPEIRESSATTPYGVTRVNGPFGGEVPITGILGDQQAATVGQVCFAPGEAKNTYGTGNFMLLNTGTEIVRSKSGLLTTPAYRLGDEPCVYALEGSIAVTGSAVQWLRDQLGIISGAAESESLARQVEDNGGVYFVPAFSGLFAPYWRSDARGAIVGLSRFNTNAHVARATLEAICYQSRDVVEAMCADSGVELEVLKVDGGVTLNSLCMQIQADVLGVPVSRPVVPETTALGAAYAAGLSVGYWRDTDELRQNWREDTRWEPRWDPERRETGYAQWHKAVQRTLDWVEVR; encoded by the coding sequence ATGGCGAGCTTTGTGGGGGCGATCGACCAGGGCACGACGAGCACCCGGTTCATGGTGTTCGACCACAGCGGCACCGAGGTGGCCCGGCACCAGCTCGAGCACTCGCAGATCCTGCCGCGGGCCGGCTGGGTCGAGCACAACCCGATCGAGATCTGGGAGCGGACCTCCGCGGTCGTGCAGACAGCGCTGGCGAAGGCTCGCCTGGGGGCCGAGGACCTCGCCGCGGTCGGCATCACCAACCAGCGCGAGACCACGATCGTGTGGGACCGCCGCACGGGTCGCCCGCTGTCCAGCGCGATCGTGTGGCAGGACACCCGCACCGATGCCATCGCCGCCGCCCTGGACCGCGACGGCCGTGGCGACGTGATCCGGCACCGCGCCGGGCTGCCCCCGGCGACCTACTTCTCCGGTGGCAAGCTGCAGTGGATCCTCGAGAACGTCCCCGGCGCCCGCGAGGCCGCCGAGCGCGGCGACGCCCTGTTCGGGACCCCGGACACCTGGGTGCTGTGGAACCTCACCGGCGGCCCCGACGGCGGCGTGCACGTCACCGACGTCACCAACGCCAGCCGGACCATGCTGATGGACCTCGAGACGCTCGACTGGGACGACGAGCTGCTCGGCTTCTTCGGGGTGCCGCGGGCGATGCTGCCCGAGATCCGGGAGTCGTCGGCGACCACGCCGTACGGCGTCACCCGGGTCAACGGCCCGTTCGGCGGTGAGGTGCCGATCACCGGCATCCTCGGCGACCAGCAGGCGGCGACCGTCGGGCAGGTCTGCTTCGCGCCGGGCGAGGCGAAGAACACCTACGGCACCGGCAACTTCATGCTGCTCAACACCGGCACCGAGATCGTGCGCTCCAAGTCCGGGCTGCTGACCACGCCGGCCTACCGTCTGGGCGACGAGCCCTGCGTCTACGCGTTGGAGGGCTCGATCGCCGTGACCGGGTCGGCGGTGCAGTGGCTGCGCGACCAGCTCGGCATCATCAGCGGCGCGGCGGAGTCGGAGTCCCTCGCCCGCCAGGTCGAGGACAACGGCGGCGTCTACTTCGTGCCCGCGTTCTCGGGCCTGTTCGCGCCGTACTGGCGCTCCGACGCCCGCGGCGCGATCGTCGGGCTCTCCCGGTTCAACACCAACGCGCACGTCGCGCGGGCCACGCTGGAGGCGATCTGCTACCAGTCACGCGACGTGGTCGAGGCGATGTGCGCCGACTCCGGCGTCGAGCTGGAGGTGCTCAAGGTGGACGGCGGCGTGACCCTGAACAGTCTCTGCATGCAGATCCAGGCCGACGTGCTCGGCGTACCGGTGTCCCGTCCGGTGGTGCCCGAGACGACCGCGCTGGGCGCGGCGTACGCCGCCGGGCTGTCGGTCGGCTACTGGCGCGACACCGACGAGCTGCGGCAGAACTGGCGCGAGGACACCCGTTGGGAGCCGCGTTGGGACCCCGAACGCCGGGAGACCGGCTATGCCCAGTGGCACAAGGCCGTCCAACGCACGCTCGACTGGGTGGAGGTGCGATGA
- a CDS encoding SDR family NAD(P)-dependent oxidoreductase: MTHVALVTGGSRGLGRALTDGLVAAGWHVVTDGRHADALAAAARPWADSVTAIPGDLTDAAHRDQLVAAVRRLGRLDLLVHNAGVLGPASGSTRRRELVDVRPDDLQHVWRHNVGAPIVLTGLFLTDLAASGGTLLSISSDAALEHYEGWGLYGASKAALDHLTMTFAAENPGIRAYAVDPGDMRTRMHQEWFPGEDISDRPLPETVVPHLLALLERRPPSGRYRAADIAVAVPAAG; encoded by the coding sequence ATGACCCACGTCGCACTGGTCACCGGCGGCAGCCGGGGCCTGGGCCGGGCCCTGACCGACGGACTCGTCGCGGCCGGCTGGCACGTCGTGACCGACGGGCGCCACGCCGACGCCCTCGCGGCGGCCGCACGGCCCTGGGCCGACAGCGTCACCGCGATCCCCGGCGACCTCACCGACGCCGCGCACCGCGACCAGCTGGTCGCGGCCGTGCGCCGCCTCGGCCGCCTCGACCTGCTGGTCCACAACGCCGGGGTCCTCGGGCCGGCGTCCGGGTCCACCCGGCGCCGCGAGCTCGTCGACGTCCGGCCCGACGACCTGCAGCACGTCTGGCGCCACAACGTCGGCGCACCGATCGTGCTCACCGGCCTGTTCCTCACCGACCTCGCCGCCTCGGGCGGGACGCTGCTGTCGATCTCCTCGGACGCCGCCCTCGAGCACTACGAGGGATGGGGCCTCTACGGTGCCTCCAAGGCGGCGCTGGACCACCTCACGATGACCTTCGCCGCCGAGAACCCGGGCATCCGGGCCTACGCCGTCGATCCCGGCGACATGCGCACCCGCATGCACCAGGAGTGGTTCCCCGGCGAGGACATCTCCGACCGCCCGCTGCCGGAGACGGTCGTCCCGCACCTGCTGGCGCTCCTCGAGCGGCGGCCGCCGTCCGGCCGGTACCGGGCCGCCGACATCGCCGTAGCGGTCCCGGCAGCGGGCTGA
- a CDS encoding S-adenosylmethionine:tRNA ribosyltransferase-isomerase, translating to MRLLDESPAVRFEAPRTTYAGGPAERRGTARDGVRLLVADAAAGVVDTRFDRIGDHLSAGDLLVVNDSATLAGALDGVSDRHGAVVAHLATPLDDGTWVVELRRAPDADRSILDARPGDEIDLAAGRTVLRLEAPYPTASSPTGAGNRLWRATWDGDPPARTAHRYGRPIAYGYLDERYPLADHQTVFGHVPGSAEMASAARPFTAELVTRLVARGVLIAPVTLHTGVSSQEAGEAPQPERFVVPVATADLVNLVRARGRRVVAVGTSATRALESAVVDGSPGIVSAASGWTTRVVTPGHPPQVVQGLVTGWHDPGASHLLLVEAVAGEALAQRAYGAATRGGYLWHEFGDSSLLLPALAGAPASGATRGIS from the coding sequence GTGCGCCTGCTCGACGAGAGCCCCGCCGTCCGGTTCGAGGCGCCGCGGACGACGTACGCCGGCGGCCCCGCCGAGCGCCGCGGGACCGCCCGCGACGGGGTGCGCCTGCTCGTCGCCGACGCTGCGGCGGGCGTCGTGGACACCCGGTTCGACCGGATCGGCGACCACCTGTCGGCGGGCGACCTGCTCGTGGTCAACGACTCGGCCACGCTCGCCGGTGCCCTCGACGGCGTCTCGGACCGGCACGGGGCGGTCGTGGCGCACCTCGCGACGCCGCTGGACGACGGCACCTGGGTGGTGGAGCTGCGCCGCGCGCCCGATGCCGACCGGAGCATCCTCGACGCCCGGCCGGGCGACGAGATCGATCTCGCCGCAGGGCGGACCGTGCTTCGGCTGGAGGCGCCGTACCCGACGGCCTCCTCGCCGACCGGTGCCGGCAACCGGCTCTGGCGAGCGACGTGGGACGGTGACCCGCCGGCTCGGACCGCCCACCGCTACGGCCGGCCCATCGCCTACGGCTACCTCGACGAGCGCTACCCGCTCGCCGACCACCAGACCGTGTTCGGGCACGTCCCGGGCAGCGCCGAGATGGCGTCCGCGGCGCGACCGTTCACCGCCGAGCTGGTCACCCGGCTGGTCGCCCGCGGCGTGCTCATCGCCCCGGTGACCCTGCACACCGGCGTGTCCTCGCAGGAGGCCGGCGAGGCGCCGCAGCCCGAGCGGTTCGTCGTGCCCGTGGCCACGGCAGACCTGGTCAACCTGGTCCGCGCCCGGGGGCGCCGGGTCGTCGCCGTCGGCACGTCGGCGACGCGAGCACTGGAGTCGGCCGTCGTCGACGGGTCACCGGGCATCGTGTCCGCGGCCAGCGGCTGGACTACCCGGGTCGTCACTCCGGGACACCCACCGCAGGTCGTCCAGGGCCTGGTCACCGGCTGGCACGACCCCGGCGCCTCCCACCTGCTGCTGGTCGAGGCGGTCGCGGGCGAAGCGCTCGCCCAGCGGGCCTACGGCGCCGCGACCCGCGGCGGCTACCTGTGGCACGAGTTCGGCGACTCCAGCCTGCTGCTGCCGGCCCTGGCCGGAGCGCCGGCTTCAGGGGCGACTCGGGGCATTTCCTGA
- a CDS encoding ABC transporter ATP-binding protein — protein sequence MPPDTSLASPKPVAARAIDLHKRYGSGDSEVRALDGVSLDIGAGEFTAIMGPSGSGKSTLMHCLAALDTPTSGEVQIGEVTLSRLRDKALTALRREQVGFVFQAFNLVPTLTARENILLPLSLAGRKPDQAWFDLVVDAVGLRDRLGHRPSQMSGGQQQRVACARALVSKPSIVFADEPTGNLDSTSGAEVLGFLRRSVDEFHQTIVMVTHDPVAASYCDRVVFLADGRVVDELREPNRDAILEKMTCFA from the coding sequence ATGCCCCCCGACACCTCGCTCGCCTCGCCGAAGCCGGTCGCGGCCCGCGCCATCGACCTCCACAAGCGGTACGGATCGGGCGACTCGGAGGTCCGCGCGCTCGACGGGGTGAGCCTCGACATCGGCGCGGGCGAGTTCACGGCGATCATGGGACCGTCCGGGTCCGGCAAGTCCACGCTCATGCACTGCCTCGCGGCCCTCGACACCCCGACGTCCGGGGAGGTGCAGATCGGCGAGGTCACGCTGTCCCGGCTGCGGGACAAGGCGCTGACCGCGCTGCGCCGTGAACAGGTCGGCTTCGTCTTCCAGGCCTTCAACCTCGTGCCGACGCTCACCGCCCGCGAGAACATCCTGCTCCCGCTCAGCCTCGCCGGTCGCAAGCCCGACCAGGCCTGGTTCGACCTGGTCGTCGACGCGGTCGGCCTCCGGGACCGGCTCGGCCACCGGCCCTCGCAGATGTCCGGCGGCCAGCAGCAGCGGGTCGCCTGCGCGCGGGCGCTGGTCAGCAAGCCGTCGATCGTGTTCGCCGACGAACCGACCGGCAACCTCGACAGCACCTCGGGAGCGGAGGTGCTCGGGTTCCTGCGCCGCAGCGTCGACGAGTTCCACCAGACGATCGTGATGGTCACCCACGACCCCGTCGCGGCGTCGTACTGCGACCGGGTGGTGTTCCTCGCGGACGGACGCGTCGTCGACGAGCTCCGTGAGCCCAACCGCGACGCGATCCTGGAGAAGATGACGTGCTTCGCCTGA
- a CDS encoding FtsX-like permease family protein: protein MLRLTLRNLLARKVRLVMSGLSVILGVAFLSGVLVFSNGLSTTFDGIIHGSTPDGVVRAQDTASFDGGVSGQTSRALTPDDVARLKALPQVARADGDVAGFGMSLLASDGTLVGGTGAPTLAFNHTDGPNMDGERALLLTSGRWPAGPGEIVLDEGAAKAGDYRVGDQVELLAPFGTLERTAELVGTAEFNGGGTAGATLLVFTTQEAQALFLGGKDVYNQISLTAADGVTQEQLAAAARTVLPDGFEAVTGDEVAKESQDAVGTFLGIISTFLLVFAIIAVIVGGFIIVNTFSILVAQRTRELALLRALGAGRGQVTRSVLLEAFVLALVATTAGIGLGLVLARGLAAMFRSIGLDIASTALDLTPRAIVTSYVVGLGVTMAAAYLPARRGAKVAPVAAMRADVVPERGSLRRRTLVGAVLLVIGAGFAAVGVAGAPGSDAAWIGVGAVIWILTVAAISPVVGKPVLAVCRSVFGRVFGTTGRLAGENALRDPRRTGATASALMIGLALVSTIGVLAASLNASVDDVVDEQFTADLLVQNSNFLPFSTEIGDKVATVPGVAVVSRQQWTAAHVASGPGKGDTVSVAGNDAEYARIYHQDVVSGVASPTGAEAVLFRSLARELGVKVGDQLDLGFQGGTTLHLEVAGIVESADTTSEISIPLDQLVAAGVLRQDSTLSVRIAPGADKAKVRDAVDAAAASAPIVGVFDKQGFADQIRDQVNQLLYIIYGLLTLAIVIAVIGIINTLGLSVIERTREIGLLRAVGMSRAKVRRMITLESVAIAVLGAVLGMVLGLLIGVLLQRSLSDDLSSLGLPLGQLLAFLVVAIVVGVLAAVIPAVRASRLDVLDAIASE, encoded by the coding sequence GTGCTTCGCCTGACGCTGCGCAACCTGCTCGCCCGCAAGGTCCGGCTCGTGATGAGCGGGCTGTCGGTCATCCTCGGCGTCGCGTTCCTCTCCGGTGTGCTGGTGTTCAGCAACGGCCTCTCGACGACGTTCGACGGGATCATCCACGGCTCGACGCCCGACGGCGTCGTCCGCGCCCAGGACACCGCGTCGTTCGACGGCGGGGTCTCCGGCCAGACCAGCCGCGCGCTCACGCCCGACGACGTTGCCCGGCTCAAGGCGCTGCCGCAGGTCGCGCGCGCCGACGGCGACGTCGCCGGGTTCGGGATGAGCCTGCTCGCCAGCGACGGCACCCTGGTGGGCGGCACCGGCGCACCGACGCTCGCGTTCAACCACACCGACGGCCCCAACATGGACGGCGAACGCGCGCTGCTGCTCACCTCGGGTCGCTGGCCGGCCGGCCCGGGCGAGATCGTCCTCGACGAGGGCGCCGCGAAGGCGGGCGACTACCGGGTCGGCGACCAGGTCGAGCTGCTCGCACCGTTCGGGACACTCGAGCGCACCGCCGAGCTGGTCGGGACGGCGGAGTTCAACGGCGGCGGCACGGCGGGCGCGACCCTGCTGGTCTTCACCACCCAGGAGGCGCAGGCACTCTTCCTCGGCGGCAAGGACGTCTACAACCAGATCAGCCTCACCGCGGCCGACGGGGTGACGCAGGAGCAGCTCGCCGCCGCCGCACGGACCGTCCTGCCCGACGGGTTCGAGGCGGTGACCGGCGACGAGGTGGCGAAGGAGTCGCAGGACGCGGTCGGCACCTTCCTCGGGATCATCAGCACCTTCCTGCTGGTGTTCGCGATCATCGCCGTCATCGTCGGCGGCTTCATCATCGTCAACACGTTCTCCATCCTCGTCGCCCAGCGCACCCGCGAGCTCGCGCTGCTGCGCGCCCTCGGCGCGGGACGGGGCCAGGTGACCCGCTCGGTGCTTCTCGAGGCGTTCGTGCTGGCGCTCGTCGCGACGACGGCCGGGATCGGCCTCGGCCTCGTGCTCGCCCGCGGGCTCGCTGCGATGTTCCGCTCGATCGGCCTCGACATCGCCAGCACGGCGCTCGACCTCACCCCGCGGGCGATCGTCACCAGCTACGTCGTCGGCCTCGGCGTCACGATGGCCGCCGCCTACCTGCCCGCCCGGCGCGGCGCGAAGGTGGCGCCGGTGGCGGCGATGCGGGCCGACGTCGTGCCGGAACGCGGGTCCCTGCGTCGTCGTACGCTCGTCGGGGCGGTGCTGCTGGTCATCGGCGCCGGGTTCGCGGCCGTCGGCGTCGCCGGGGCTCCCGGCTCGGACGCCGCGTGGATCGGCGTGGGAGCGGTCATCTGGATCCTCACCGTCGCCGCGATCAGCCCCGTGGTCGGCAAGCCGGTGCTCGCCGTGTGCCGCTCGGTGTTCGGCCGCGTCTTCGGCACGACCGGGCGCCTCGCCGGCGAGAACGCGCTGCGCGACCCCCGTCGTACCGGCGCCACCGCCTCCGCGCTGATGATCGGACTCGCCCTGGTCTCCACCATCGGGGTCCTCGCCGCCTCCCTCAACGCCTCGGTCGACGACGTGGTCGACGAGCAGTTCACCGCCGACCTGCTGGTGCAGAACTCGAACTTCCTGCCCTTCTCGACCGAGATCGGCGACAAGGTCGCGACGGTGCCCGGCGTCGCCGTCGTCAGCCGCCAGCAGTGGACCGCGGCGCACGTGGCCTCGGGGCCGGGCAAGGGCGACACGGTGAGCGTGGCCGGCAACGACGCCGAGTACGCACGGATCTACCACCAGGACGTGGTCTCGGGCGTCGCCTCACCGACCGGCGCCGAGGCGGTCCTCTTCCGCTCGCTCGCCAGGGAGCTCGGCGTGAAGGTCGGCGACCAGCTCGACCTCGGCTTCCAGGGCGGCACGACGCTGCACCTCGAGGTCGCCGGGATCGTGGAGTCCGCCGACACGACCTCCGAGATCAGCATCCCGCTCGACCAGCTGGTGGCGGCCGGCGTGCTGCGCCAGGACTCGACGCTCAGCGTCCGCATCGCCCCGGGCGCCGACAAGGCGAAGGTCCGCGACGCCGTCGACGCCGCCGCCGCCTCCGCGCCGATCGTCGGGGTCTTCGACAAGCAGGGCTTCGCCGACCAGATCCGCGACCAGGTCAACCAGCTGCTCTACATCATCTACGGCCTGCTGACCCTGGCCATCGTGATCGCCGTCATCGGGATCATCAACACCCTCGGCCTCAGCGTCATCGAGCGCACCCGCGAGATCGGCCTGCTCCGGGCGGTCGGCATGAGCCGGGCCAAGGTGCGCCGGATGATCACCCTGGAGTCGGTCGCCATCGCCGTCCTCGGTGCCGTGCTCGGCATGGTCCTCGGCCTGCTGATCGGCGTCCTGCTCCAGCGCTCGCTCTCCGACGACCTGAGCAGCCTCGGCCTCCCCCTCGGCCAGCTGCTGGCATTCCTCGTCGTGGCGATCGTGGTCGGCGTGCTGGCCGCCGTGATCCCCGCGGTCCGGGCGAGCCGGCTGGACGTGCTGGACGCGATCGCGAGCGAGTGA
- a CDS encoding ABC-F family ATP-binding cassette domain-containing protein, translating to MITVHQLEVRVGARLLMENVSFRVGPGDKVGLVGRNGAGKTTLTKVLAGDALPASGSVTNSGELGYLPQDPRVGDPEVIVRDRILSARGLDDAVRRMRAAEVAMASDDPHERDKAFRKFQRAQDELDAGGGYAAETEALQIAQSLGIPDRLMDQPLGTLSGGQRRRVELARILFSSAEVLVLDEPTNHLDADSITWLRDWMKSYKGGFIVISHDNDLLEETVNKVFHLDANRSVIDVYNMGWKNYLTQRETDEARRKRELMNAQNKAKTLTDQANKMRAKATKASAAQQMLKRAEKLLDGVEGERQSDKVAAIKFPTPAACGKTPLSAHDLSKSYGALEIFTAVDLAIDKGSRVVILGLNGAGKTTMLRILAGVDKPDTGEVVAGHGLKVGYYAQEHETLDVSRTVLENMQSSAPQLTDTEARSVLGSFLFSGDDVHKPAGVLSGGEKTRLALASLVVSAANVLLLDEPTNNLDPASREEVLNAIRRYEGAIVLVTHDEGAVHALEPDRVLILPDGVEDLWSPDYADLVALA from the coding sequence ATGATCACGGTGCACCAGCTCGAGGTACGCGTCGGTGCGCGGCTCCTCATGGAGAACGTCAGCTTCCGCGTCGGCCCCGGCGACAAGGTCGGCCTCGTCGGCCGCAACGGCGCCGGCAAGACCACCCTCACGAAGGTGCTCGCCGGCGACGCGCTGCCCGCCAGCGGCTCGGTGACCAACAGCGGCGAGCTCGGCTACCTCCCGCAGGACCCGCGCGTGGGTGACCCGGAGGTCATCGTCCGCGACCGGATCCTGTCCGCGCGCGGACTCGACGACGCCGTCCGACGGATGCGGGCCGCCGAGGTCGCGATGGCCTCCGACGACCCTCACGAGCGTGACAAGGCGTTCCGCAAGTTCCAGCGCGCGCAGGACGAGCTCGACGCCGGCGGCGGGTACGCCGCCGAGACCGAGGCGCTCCAGATCGCGCAGAGCCTCGGCATCCCGGACCGGCTGATGGACCAGCCGCTCGGCACCCTCTCCGGTGGTCAGCGACGCCGGGTCGAGCTCGCCCGGATCCTGTTCTCCAGCGCCGAGGTGCTCGTCCTGGACGAGCCGACCAACCACCTCGACGCCGACTCGATCACCTGGCTGCGGGACTGGATGAAGTCCTACAAGGGCGGCTTCATCGTGATCAGCCACGACAACGACCTGCTCGAGGAGACCGTCAACAAGGTCTTCCACCTCGACGCGAACCGGTCGGTCATCGACGTCTACAACATGGGCTGGAAGAACTACCTCACCCAGCGCGAGACCGACGAGGCCCGCCGCAAGCGTGAGCTGATGAACGCCCAGAACAAGGCGAAGACGCTCACCGACCAGGCCAACAAGATGCGCGCGAAGGCCACCAAGGCCAGCGCCGCGCAGCAGATGCTGAAGCGGGCCGAGAAGCTCCTCGACGGTGTCGAGGGCGAGCGGCAGTCCGACAAGGTCGCCGCGATCAAGTTCCCGACCCCGGCCGCCTGCGGCAAGACCCCGCTCTCGGCGCACGACCTGTCCAAGTCGTACGGCGCCCTGGAGATCTTCACCGCGGTCGACCTGGCGATCGACAAGGGCTCCCGCGTGGTCATCCTCGGCCTCAACGGCGCCGGCAAGACCACGATGCTGCGCATCCTCGCCGGCGTCGACAAGCCCGACACCGGCGAGGTCGTCGCCGGCCACGGCCTCAAGGTCGGCTACTACGCCCAGGAGCACGAGACCCTCGACGTCTCGCGCACGGTGCTCGAGAACATGCAGTCGTCCGCGCCGCAGCTCACCGACACCGAGGCCCGCTCGGTGCTCGGCTCGTTCCTGTTCTCCGGCGACGACGTGCACAAGCCGGCCGGCGTCCTGTCGGGCGGCGAGAAGACCCGTCTCGCCCTCGCCTCGCTCGTCGTGTCGGCGGCCAACGTGCTGCTCCTCGACGAGCCGACCAACAACCTCGACCCGGCCTCGCGCGAGGAGGTCCTCAACGCGATCCGGCGCTACGAGGGCGCGATCGTGCTGGTCACCCACGACGAGGGCGCCGTGCACGCGCTCGAGCCGGACCGGGTGCTCATCCTCCCCGACGGCGTCGAGGACCTGTGGAGCCCGGACTACGCCGACCTGGTCGCGCTGGCCTGA